In Bacteroidales bacterium, the genomic window ATTAGATTTCAGGTAATTAACAGCAGATTGTGCCCTTCGAAGGGAAAGCTTGTCATTGTAGGCAAATGATCCCCTGCAATCAGTATGTGAGGCCAACTCAATAGTGATGGGGTTGTCTTTCATGATGCTTACCAGCTTATCGAGTGCTGGTTCGGCATCGGGACGGATATCGGATTTATCGAAATCATAGTAAATGTTTTCCAGGGCAAATACCTTATTCAACTGCAATTTGGATAGCAACAGATCCCGGGGGGCCAGGTTGTCTTGTCCTGCCAACATTACATCGGCTTTCCAGGCAAGGCAATCAGGAATAGAGCCTTGTTCAGTGGCTTTTACAATGAGCGGGGCAGGGACAGGCAAAATAGCCTTGTAAATGCCTTGAGCATCTGTTCTGACAATGATTACGCTATCATTTAATTCGTTGAGAATAAATACAACTGCATTTTCCACAGCCAAACCTGTTTCCTTTTCTTTCACATGTCCCCAAATTGTAACAGTTTGCTTCTGGATTTCTTCAGCGATGGTTTCTTTCTCTGTTTCGACTGCTTTTTGTTCTTCTTCTACGATTTCTTCTTCAATGGCAATACCTTTCAGCTTTTTGAAAGCATAGATATCATCCAGTCCTTGTCCGCCCGGACGATTGGATGCAAACATACCGTAAGTGGTTCCGGGTATCCAAATGATTGAGAAATCATCAAATGAAGAATTAATGGGAGCCATAATATTCTCAGGGGTGAGATATCCCTGGGCCGTTTCTCTTGTGCTGAAGATATCGAGCCCACCATACCCTGGGAGTCCATCGCTGGCAAAAAACAGGGTTCCATCACTTTTGAGAGAAGGGAACATTTCATCTCCGGAAGTATTGACAGCTGCACCCAGGTTTACAGGATTGCTCCATCCGGAAGGAGTGCGGTTGCATTTCCAGATATCGGCACCTCCAAATCCTCCTGGCATATCTGAAACAAAATAAAGCAAAGCCCCATCGCTGCTGAGAGCAGGATGCCCTACTGAATAATCATAACTATTCATGAAGAAAGGTTCCATTTTTTGCCAGTCACCCCTGATTCGTTTCGAAGAATAGATTTTCAGGAAATCTGTTTTAATCTTTCCTGTTTTCCTGGCATTCTTGTCGCGGAATGAGCGGGTGAACATTGCCAGGGAATCACCGGCAAAATTCACCGGACCATCATGGAAGGATTGGTTGAAGCTGCCTTGCATGGGATAAGGATCCCTGTAATCACCAAAAAATTCACCATTAACTTTAGGCTTCGCATAATAGATGTTGAGATATTTTCTTCCGGTCCAACCATAGGTATCATCATCTATATCAATGAAACCCCTGTCGGAGGTAAATGTAAATCCATTGGAATAGAGAGCAGGCCCGAAATCACTCTCTTTGGAATTGATACCATTCAGTGTCCTGACTTCAAATTTAGGAGGTTTGTTCTTCCACTCACCCTGCAGAAGTTCACATTGCTTTATGTAATTGGCTGTTTTACTGTCGGATGGATTTACTTCTGAATACTTTTTGAAAATTTCAGCAGCCCTGTTATAATCTCCGGAAGCCTGCAATGACTTGGCATAGTAAAGAAACCATTCCGGTTGTGGGTTAGGCAAGGTCACGGCTTGTTCATACCAACTCCTGCTGGCTTCAACATCATGTTGCATCCGGTAGCATTCAGCAAGCATAGGGATTGCAGCAGCATGACAGGAGGGTTTATCGATGGCTTTTTGCAGAATTTCAATGGCTCTTGAGTACTCAAAGAGGTCCATTCTTTTCTGGGCTTTTCTAATCAGATGCTGAGAATTTCCTGTGAAAGAGAGAATCAATATTCCTAATATGAGTAAATGTCTGATTTTCATGGTACTGTTGATTATAAGAGGGGCCTTGAAATATTTGAATTGTAACCTGACTTTTATTTAGAAATAGCGTGGAGTCATCATCCTGGAACGGAATAAATCGAAATCAAACCCCAGCCTGATTTCATGAGAACCTTTATTATAGGCTTGTAACTCATTGAACCAGATATCATAGGCATATCCAATCCTCATTTTGCGCGAAACGTTGAATTCGGTCATGAATGAAACGGCTTTTTCAGAACGATATGAAGCGCCAATCCAGATTTTTTCGGCAAATAAAAGACTGAGGTTCAGGTCGATCTGAGGGGGTGCATTCTGAACAAATTTTGCCAGGATGGATGGCCTGAAAACAATCTCATCGGAAATAGGGAGTGCTGCCCCGGCCATCCCGTAGAAATGACGCAACAGCTTGGTAAACTGGTCTTTCCCATTAATGGTCACGATCCCCATTTGGTTTTGTAACAATTGCTTTGAAGAAAGTCCAAGGTAGTACCTGCTGCTATAATAATAAATGCCGAAATTGGCATCTGCAACAGCTTTGTTCCTCATTTCTGCCCTGTAGAGAGGATCCTCAGTATCATAAGGATTGATCCTTGACCATAGGATATCCGAATATTTTACTCCGGCTTGCACTCCAAAGGACAGTTTTGATTCGGGAAAAATGAGGCGATAAGCAAAAGTAGCCAGCGCTCCCTGGTTGACTGTAGCCCCAATCACATCATTATACATATTGAATCCCAGGCCAATATGAGGATTGACCAATGGGGCATGTACTGATGCACTGAAGGTTTGAGGTCCTCCTGACATGCTCACCCATTGATACCGGTAAATGGCATCCACAGTAAGAGCATCCCGGCTGCCGGCATACGCGGGATTCACAGCCAGCTTATTGAACATATACTGACTGAATAAGGGATCTTGCTGTGCCTGCAGGGTTCCAGTTATTAGCATTAGCACTAATGGAAGTATCTTTTTCATCGCCTTATATTTTCATTTTTCTTGTTTAGAATACGATCTGGTTACTCATGCTATTATTTCCTGTTTGCTTTCACCAGGACATATCCGCTCTTTGCATCTTCTGTCATAGTCCCGGATAAGGGATCCATATGTTTTACCTTTACAATGTAGAAATAGGTGCCATCAGGTACAGGGTCTCCCTGTTCATTGGTGCCGTTCCATACTGTAGTGGTGTTGTCATAATGCGCAAACGACCGAATTCTGTCACCCCAGCGGTTGAAGATCAATACCTCGTTTTCCGGCCAGAATTGAATATTATCTATAATCCAGTCATCGTTATGGTAGTCACCATTGGGAGTGAGGTAGTTATAGATTACAATATCATCAAAGGGACGTTCCCCGAAAACCCGGATCACAACCAGGGCAGTATCGCAAAGCACTGGCATCCCATTGTCGCAAATCTGGTAAACCAATGTGTCAAATCCTTCATATCCTGCTACAGGAGTGTAGGTAAGAGTATTGTCTTCATTGATGATAACATTGCCAAAATTTGGTGGAGTAATGATAGTTATACCTGTAATGAAACCATCTGGATCACTGTCGTTGATAAGTACAGGAATAATTGCAGGGATGGTTACAGAAGCTGTGTCCTGATCAGGATTTGCTATCGGTGGCAGATTAGCAGCTCCCATCATTATATTCAACGTATCCATATCAGAGCACCCAGTACTCAGGTCCATAACGGTGAGGACAAATTGGGTATTAGCATTGAGAGTCAGAGTGGCTGAATTCAGATCATTGGGGGTGGTCAAAAGACTGGCAGGCTCCCAGTTATAAGCCAGGAATCCTGAACCACCGGATGCCGTACCCGAGAGGTTAGTAGTGGATCCTGAAGGAATCTGCTGATCCGGTCCTGCATTAACCAGGATAGGATTACTTAGCGTTATACTTACCTGGTCGGATGCCACAATGCTTCCACATAATTGATTTCCCTGGACTGTGAGTGTAAAGGTTATCGTGCCTGTTTCTCCGGCAGAAGGTGTGTAACCAGGACTAAGCGTGTTTTCATTGATAAGGATACCCTCACCATCATGACTCCAGCTCAGACTACTGTAATTGCTGGCAGTTGCCCCCTGGATTACGAAAGGATCACTATTGCATAAGATTATATCCGGGCCTGCATCCACTCGCGGACCTTGTTCAATGGTAAGGATGAGCTGATCACTGCTTATACCGCAGGGATTCACTCCACTAGCTGTTAAGGTCAGAGTGACGGATCCGGCTGCCTGATCTTCAGGACTTGGTGAATAAATGGTTTGCAATTGCCCGGTTTCACTAAATACTCCTGTCCCACTACTGGTCCAAAGGAGTGAATTATAGTCTGATGCAGTAGCTAAGCTAATACTTACAGCTTGTCCATCACATCCTGAAAGGTCAGGTCCTGCATTTGCTTCAGGTGCAGGAATAATCTCAAGGACCAGGCTGTCGGTTGCGGATGCACAAGGTACCGATCCTGTTGCAGTAATGGTTAAAGTGATGAATCCGGATTCTTCCGGGTCCGGAATATAGGTGGGACTAAGGGTAAACTCATTTTCAAGGATTCCAGCTCCATTATGGCTCCATGAAACAGTAGAACTGCCCTGCGTAACTGCAGATAAAAGGGTGATTGACTGGTTACTGCAAGTGATAGTATCTTCACCTGCTTCAACCATAACCAAAGGTGAGAGGCTCAGAACCATGGAATCAGAAGCTGTCCCACAGGGTGCAAAACCCGTTGCTTCAAGGGTAAGGATGACAAAACCAAGGGTAACATCTGAACCGGAAGGAATATAGGTAGGATGCAACAGTGATGGGTCATTGAAACTCCCTGTACCATTGCTGCTCCATAAGAGTCCTGAATAGTATTCTGCTTGCGATGTACCTAGATAATAAGGACTTTGATCACAGGAAACAGCATCATCTCCGGCTGAAACAACAGGTGTTCCATGAATAGTAAGGATTATGGTATCTGTTGCATCTGTACATGGACTGTTCCCAGTTGCAGTGAGATAAAAATTCACCTGTCCTGTTTCATTTATACCGGGTGTATAAGTGGGAGTTAAGGTACTTCCACCCGAAAGGGATCCGGTACCAGTATGGGTCCAGTTAACAGATACATAATTACTTGCTGTAGCTTCAATGTTAAATGCGGAACCCTGGCAAATTGCAGCATCCGGACCTGCATCTGCTTCAGGCGCCTTCATAATAAACAAAGTCATTGCATCACTGATGCTGGGGCAAGGATCAGATCCATACACTGTGAGTGTCAGGATTACTGAACCATTATTGATGTCCCCGGTGCCCGGCGTATATAAAGGATGAAGCAGGGAAGGATCATTAAAGGTGCCAGAGCCGTTGCTTGTCCATATTAGTGTATTGAAATATCCGGCAGATGAATTACTTACAAGGTAACTGCTTCCTTCACAAATTGAATCATCCGGTCCTGCATTTACAACCGGTCCAGGAATAATGCTCAGTAACATCTGGTCGGTAATATCACCACATGGAGGATTTCCATAGGCAATGAGATTAAGGTAAATATTACCGGTCTCACCAGCCTGCGGAACATAAGTAGGAGTAAGGGTATTTGGATTTAACAGGTTCCCTGCTCCAGTGGTGGTCCAGAGTAATCCTGAATAATTATTTGCCGAAGCTCCTGTAACTGTAAATCCTGAGCTGCCTTCACAAATTACTTCATCCGGACCGGCTGATGCAGTTACTCCGGAATGAATAGTGACAGATTGCTCACAGCTGTTGATGTTGCCATGAATATCAATGACTGTCCAGGTAACTATAGTTATACCTGCCGGGAAAGTGGAAGGAGCATTATTGGAAATACTTGCAATCTCACAATTATCGGTTATGACAGGATCACCAAGAAGAACAGGTTCATTAACGCATAAAGTAATATCAGCAGGACAACTTATTGAGGGCAACTCACTATCCACTACAGTGATAATCATGGAGCAGGTATCTGTATTTCCGCATTCATCGGTGACAGTCCAGGTAACCTGGGTAACTCCAACTGGATAAACACCGGATGCATTTGCAGTTCCATTAAAACTATTCAGCAGAGTGACATTTCCGCAACTTTCAAAGTAGGTAGGGACAGGAACAACGATGTCAGCACTGCACAATCCGGGATCATTATTTGCTATAATATCGGTTGGACAATTAATTTCAGGAGCGGTTAAATCAACAATGTTAAAGCTGGCAGAAGTGTTAGATGAATTTCCGCATTCATCTGTTGCTGTAAATGTAACTGTCGCAGAACCAGTGTTTCCACATAGATCACTTAGAGAAGTAAAATCGTTGGCCCAGGTGATCACACCACAATTATCTGAAGCAGTAGCCCCTCCAAAAGATGAAAGCCAATTGGCAAGACTTGTACTATTTCCGGAGCCATCACATTCAACCGTTAAATCAGTAGCAGGTTGTATGATAACAGGGCTTGTAACATCCTGAACCGTAATAATTTGGCTGGCAATGGCTTCATTTCCGCAATTATCCACTGCTTTCCAGGTGCGGGTAATGATATAAGCCCCCGGACATGCTCCTGGAACCTGGGTTTCACCTTCATAGGTTACAGTAACATCAATGTCGCAATTGTCGGTAGCAGTCGCAACTCCTGGTTCAGGAACAGCCGAACATTCGATTGTAATATCTTGAGGAACTGTCAATACCGGGTCTGTTACATCCTGAACAGTGATGATTTGGCTGGCTGTGGCTTCATTTCCGCAGTTATCCAAGGCTTTCCAGGTGCGGGTGAGGGTATAGGCATCCGGACAAGCACCGGGAGTCTGGGTTTCGCCTTCAAAAGTAATCGTGACCTCTGTATCACAG contains:
- a CDS encoding OmpA family protein; amino-acid sequence: MKIRHLLILGILILSFTGNSQHLIRKAQKRMDLFEYSRAIEILQKAIDKPSCHAAAIPMLAECYRMQHDVEASRSWYEQAVTLPNPQPEWFLYYAKSLQASGDYNRAAEIFKKYSEVNPSDSKTANYIKQCELLQGEWKNKPPKFEVRTLNGINSKESDFGPALYSNGFTFTSDRGFIDIDDDTYGWTGRKYLNIYYAKPKVNGEFFGDYRDPYPMQGSFNQSFHDGPVNFAGDSLAMFTRSFRDKNARKTGKIKTDFLKIYSSKRIRGDWQKMEPFFMNSYDYSVGHPALSSDGALLYFVSDMPGGFGGADIWKCNRTPSGWSNPVNLGAAVNTSGDEMFPSLKSDGTLFFASDGLPGYGGLDIFSTRETAQGYLTPENIMAPINSSFDDFSIIWIPGTTYGMFASNRPGGQGLDDIYAFKKLKGIAIEEEIVEEEQKAVETEKETIAEEIQKQTVTIWGHVKEKETGLAVENAVVFILNELNDSVIIVRTDAQGIYKAILPVPAPLIVKATEQGSIPDCLAWKADVMLAGQDNLAPRDLLLSKLQLNKVFALENIYYDFDKSDIRPDAEPALDKLVSIMKDNPITIELASHTDCRGSFAYNDKLSLRRAQSAVNYLKSNGIGIDRIQSKGYGEYQLTNRCSDGVKCSEDEHQANRRTEFKVIEMQSPKSMPMDSFNPDKYSPGTKIIREALPADFFMQCSH
- a CDS encoding type IX secretion system membrane protein PorP/SprF; this encodes MKKILPLVLMLITGTLQAQQDPLFSQYMFNKLAVNPAYAGSRDALTVDAIYRYQWVSMSGGPQTFSASVHAPLVNPHIGLGFNMYNDVIGATVNQGALATFAYRLIFPESKLSFGVQAGVKYSDILWSRINPYDTEDPLYRAEMRNKAVADANFGIYYYSSRYYLGLSSKQLLQNQMGIVTINGKDQFTKLLRHFYGMAGAALPISDEIVFRPSILAKFVQNAPPQIDLNLSLLFAEKIWIGASYRSEKAVSFMTEFNVSRKMRIGYAYDIWFNELQAYNKGSHEIRLGFDFDLFRSRMMTPRYF
- a CDS encoding gliding motility-associated C-terminal domain-containing protein, with protein sequence MPIPYPHLKAVDNCGNEATASQIITVQDVTDPVLTVPEDITVECSAIPALGTAVVTATDNCDTEVTITFEGETQTPGACPDAYTITRTWKAVDNCGNEATASQIITVQDVTDPVLTVPEDITVECSAIPALGTAVVTATDNCDTEVTITFEGETQTPGACPDAYTLTRTWKAVDNCGNEATASQIITVQDVTDPVLTVPEDITVECSAIPVMGTAVVTATDNCDTEVTITFEGETQTPGACPDAYTLTRTWKAVDNCGNEATASQIITVQDVTDPVLTVPEDITVECSAIPALGTEIVTATDNCDTEVTITFEGETQTPGACPDAYTLTRTWKAVDNCGNEATASQIITVQDVTDPVLTVPEDLTVECSSIPALGTEIVTATDNCDTEVTITFEGETQTPGACPDAYTITRTWKAVDNCGNEATASQIITVQDVTDPVLTVPEDITVECSAIPAFGTEIATATDNCDTEVTITFEGETQTPGACPDAYTLTRTWKALDNCGNEATASQIITVQDVTDPVLTVPQDITIECSAVPEPGVATATDNCDIDVTVTYEGETQVPGACPGAYIITRTWKAVDNCGNEAIASQIITVQDVTSPVIIQPATDLTVECDGSGNSTSLANWLSSFGGATASDNCGVITWANDFTSLSDLCGNTGSATVTFTATDECGNSSNTSASFNIVDLTAPEINCPTDIIANNDPGLCSADIVVPVPTYFESCGNVTLLNSFNGTANASGVYPVGVTQVTWTVTDECGNTDTCSMIITVVDSELPSISCPADITLCVNEPVLLGDPVITDNCEIASISNNAPSTFPAGITIVTWTVIDIHGNINSCEQSVTIHSGVTASAGPDEVICEGSSGFTVTGASANNYSGLLWTTTGAGNLLNPNTLTPTYVPQAGETGNIYLNLIAYGNPPCGDITDQMLLSIIPGPVVNAGPDDSICEGSSYLVSNSSAGYFNTLIWTSNGSGTFNDPSLLHPLYTPGTGDINNGSVILTLTVYGSDPCPSISDAMTLFIMKAPEADAGPDAAICQGSAFNIEATASNYVSVNWTHTGTGSLSGGSTLTPTYTPGINETGQVNFYLTATGNSPCTDATDTIILTIHGTPVVSAGDDAVSCDQSPYYLGTSQAEYYSGLLWSSNGTGSFNDPSLLHPTYIPSGSDVTLGFVILTLEATGFAPCGTASDSMVLSLSPLVMVEAGEDTITCSNQSITLLSAVTQGSSTVSWSHNGAGILENEFTLSPTYIPDPEESGFITLTITATGSVPCASATDSLVLEIIPAPEANAGPDLSGCDGQAVSISLATASDYNSLLWTSSGTGVFSETGQLQTIYSPSPEDQAAGSVTLTLTASGVNPCGISSDQLILTIEQGPRVDAGPDIILCNSDPFVIQGATASNYSSLSWSHDGEGILINENTLSPGYTPSAGETGTITFTLTVQGNQLCGSIVASDQVSITLSNPILVNAGPDQQIPSGSTTNLSGTASGGSGFLAYNWEPASLLTTPNDLNSATLTLNANTQFVLTVMDLSTGCSDMDTLNIMMGAANLPPIANPDQDTASVTIPAIIPVLINDSDPDGFITGITIITPPNFGNVIINEDNTLTYTPVAGYEGFDTLVYQICDNGMPVLCDTALVVIRVFGERPFDDIVIYNYLTPNGDYHNDDWIIDNIQFWPENEVLIFNRWGDRIRSFAHYDNTTTVWNGTNEQGDPVPDGTYFYIVKVKHMDPLSGTMTEDAKSGYVLVKANRK